The Salvelinus sp. IW2-2015 linkage group LG31, ASM291031v2, whole genome shotgun sequence genome window below encodes:
- the LOC111955572 gene encoding LOW QUALITY PROTEIN: transmembrane protein 42-like (The sequence of the model RefSeq protein was modified relative to this genomic sequence to represent the inferred CDS: inserted 2 bases in 2 codons) — MFPGVFYALLAGFLGAVASSSAKLSLGADYLKGVCETGLRTWGEQRKFRQPXETTACDWVRNRRRLTTHPLRLLCGGLLFTCNAVMWTFLAKXLRHSSSPSXTTVTTTASNFISSAFLGQLIFGETQIALWWVGISLTFSGLLVLQRAAPNDRARKDE; from the exons ATGTTCCCCGGCGTTTTCTATGCGCTCCTGGCGGGGTTTCTCGGGGCTGTCGCATCTTCATCTGCAAAGCTGTCACTTGGAGCCGATTACCTTAAAGGTGTATGTGAAACGGGGCTACGAACATGGGGAGAGCAGCGGAAATTTAGACAACCGYACGAAACTACCGCTTGTGACTGGGTGAGGAATCGCCGCCGTTTAA cTACACATCCCCTGAGGCTTCTTTGTGGGGGGCTACTCTTCACCTGTAATGCTGTGATGTGGACATTCCTGGCTA CTCTCAGGCACTCTTCCTCTCCAT GAACCACTGTGACCACCACCGCTTCCAACTTCATATCTTCC gcctttttggggcAGCTTATCTTCGGGGAGACCCAGATTGCGTTGTGGTGGGTGGGAATCTCCCTCACGTTCTCTGGCCTCCTGGTGCTTCAGAGGGCGGCCCCCAACGACCGAGCCAGGAAGGACGAATGA